One [Clostridium] saccharolyticum WM1 DNA segment encodes these proteins:
- a CDS encoding PTS transporter subunit EIIC: MKDKVMDQLQRFSKAMFIPVLILPIAGILIAVGNLFTNAKLLELLPFMDNPVTKGFGTILSGSLVSILNNLGLIFCVGLAAGLANKKKYEAGFTGLLGFLVFINAMNKFMTLTGILFTGESLRGTGQAMVLGVQILDMGVFLGIILGIVTAMVHNRFCETEFQNAFQIYGGSRFVFIVLIPVTVLLAVLLTYVWPFVQLGITSLGGFINRSGNFGLFIYGALERLLIPTGLHHLVYTPFLYTSLGGIETIGGQVFEGARNIYYAEIADPSIQVLSRSVIWDARGVSKMFGLMGACLAMYHTARPENRNKIKAILIPAAFTSFIAGVTEPIEFSFMFVAPVLFIVHAGLSGLSMVVLNLLNVRAIGPNGFLDFLLFNVPLGIHKTGWPKYIVTGLIFFVVYYAIFRLLIAKLNLKTLGRETEGMEMKLHTKAEYKEKVASEKEGKDADDVDAALIIKALGGAGNIEKVENCFTRLRLILTHPDLVLEDVLKNGTGANGVVKKGNNVQVIYGLKVAAVRRAVDEELGNGESN, from the coding sequence ATGAAAGATAAAGTGATGGATCAGTTGCAGCGCTTTTCAAAAGCAATGTTCATCCCGGTTTTGATCCTGCCCATCGCAGGTATTTTAATCGCTGTGGGAAATTTATTTACCAATGCAAAATTGCTGGAGCTTCTGCCCTTTATGGATAATCCGGTGACAAAGGGTTTTGGCACCATTCTGTCTGGTTCCCTGGTTTCCATTTTAAACAACTTAGGGCTGATCTTTTGTGTGGGACTTGCCGCCGGCCTTGCCAATAAGAAGAAATATGAGGCTGGTTTTACCGGTCTTTTGGGATTTCTGGTATTCATTAACGCCATGAACAAATTCATGACTTTGACGGGGATCCTGTTTACAGGGGAATCTTTAAGGGGAACGGGTCAGGCCATGGTCCTTGGCGTACAGATCTTAGACATGGGCGTGTTCCTGGGAATTATTCTGGGAATCGTTACGGCTATGGTCCATAACCGGTTTTGTGAAACAGAATTTCAAAATGCGTTCCAGATTTACGGTGGTTCCAGGTTTGTATTCATCGTATTGATTCCTGTGACCGTTTTACTGGCGGTGCTTCTTACTTATGTATGGCCCTTTGTCCAGTTGGGAATCACCAGCCTTGGAGGATTCATTAATCGTTCCGGAAACTTCGGGCTCTTTATTTACGGTGCCCTGGAACGTCTTTTAATACCAACAGGCCTTCATCATCTGGTCTATACCCCGTTTTTATATACCTCTCTTGGAGGCATTGAAACCATAGGGGGACAGGTGTTTGAGGGAGCCAGGAATATTTATTATGCGGAAATCGCAGACCCTTCCATTCAGGTATTGTCCCGGTCAGTGATATGGGATGCAAGAGGAGTTTCCAAGATGTTCGGTCTTATGGGTGCCTGTCTTGCCATGTACCATACGGCCAGACCGGAAAACCGCAATAAGATAAAAGCCATTCTGATTCCTGCTGCATTCACTTCTTTCATTGCAGGGGTTACAGAGCCCATTGAATTTTCCTTTATGTTTGTGGCTCCGGTCCTGTTTATTGTTCATGCGGGGTTAAGCGGTCTGAGCATGGTGGTTCTTAATTTATTGAATGTCCGTGCCATCGGTCCTAACGGCTTCCTGGATTTCCTGCTTTTCAACGTGCCTTTGGGAATTCATAAAACCGGATGGCCCAAGTACATCGTCACAGGCCTTATATTTTTTGTAGTCTATTATGCCATATTCCGCCTTCTCATTGCAAAACTGAATTTAAAGACTCTGGGACGGGAAACAGAAGGAATGGAAATGAAGCTTCATACCAAGGCGGAATATAAAGAAAAAGTTGCTTCTGAAAAAGAGGGAAAAGACGCCGATGATGTGGATGCCGCGCTGATTATAAAAGCCCTGGGCGGAGCCGGCAATATTGAAAAAGTGGAAAATTGCTTCACCCGTCTGCGCCTGATCCTTACCCATCCGGACCTGGTACTGGAGGATGTGCTGAAAAACGGCACCGGAGCCAATGGCGTGGTGAAAAAGGGCAATAACGTTCAGGTAATCTATGGTTTAAAGGTTGCTGCCGTAAGAAGGGCAGTGGATGAGGAGCTGGGAAACGGCGAGAGTAACTAA
- a CDS encoding MurR/RpiR family transcriptional regulator gives MAGMVDLSKLTAGKNLTEVEDGVLRYIIDHMDSMLKMGVRGVAKENFTSTSTIMRLTKKLGYSGFVDMYYKLLPLVNRARDNEDAGMQFINSFCSNSLLKYNSYEDIREFARRLGRLANGYVFLYATGFSAIPVEYLTKKLLVLGIKCIYSNGMDSIGVFENNLENMKMLIVVSRSGETDWVADRVKTARENGIFTVSFTNEAENRVSSITDMQFRIEDSNKLDDRNMMANTFFPNVFMLMELLIYEYHKVLQNMDKKEE, from the coding sequence ATGGCGGGAATGGTGGATTTAAGCAAGCTGACAGCGGGAAAAAATCTGACAGAGGTAGAGGATGGCGTTCTCCGTTACATCATTGACCACATGGATTCCATGCTTAAAATGGGAGTTCGGGGAGTTGCAAAGGAAAATTTTACCTCCACCTCCACCATTATGCGCCTGACCAAAAAGCTGGGCTACAGCGGGTTTGTGGATATGTATTACAAGCTGCTGCCTCTTGTAAACCGGGCCAGGGATAACGAAGATGCCGGGATGCAGTTTATCAACAGCTTTTGCTCCAACTCTCTTTTAAAGTATAATTCCTATGAAGACATCCGGGAATTTGCCAGGAGGCTGGGCCGTCTGGCAAATGGTTATGTATTTTTGTACGCTACGGGTTTTTCCGCCATTCCTGTGGAATACTTAACAAAAAAGCTTCTTGTTCTTGGGATAAAATGCATTTATTCTAATGGAATGGATTCCATCGGTGTTTTTGAAAATAATCTGGAAAACATGAAAATGCTCATTGTGGTTTCCCGGTCAGGGGAAACAGACTGGGTGGCGGACCGGGTGAAGACTGCCAGAGAGAACGGCATTTTTACCGTGTCCTTTACCAATGAGGCGGAAAACAGGGTCAGCTCCATTACGGACATGCAGTTTCGCATAGAAGACAGCAATAAGCTGGACGACAGAAATATGATGGCAAATACATTTTTTCCCAATGTGTTCATGCTCATGGAGCTTTTGATCTACGAATACCATAAGGTGCTTCAAAACATGGATAAAAAAGAAGAATAA
- a CDS encoding 3-deoxy-7-phosphoheptulonate synthase, with the protein MGFQYVNNLPSPEEIKERFPLPAEYQALKIERDQAISDVLTGKSDKFLVIIGPCSADNEESVSDYVNRLVAVQEKTKDRLILIPRIYTNKPRTTGEGYKGMLHQPDPEKKPDMHEGLIAIRRMHMNVFLETGLSTADEMLYPENLGYLDDIMSYIAIGARSVENQQHRLTSSACDVAVGMKNPTSGDLSVMLNSVVAAQQAHDFTYRGWEVRSKGNPLAHTILRGAVNKHGQCIPNYHFEDLFLLHEMYSRRNLQNPACIVDTNHSNSSKKYKEQIRISKEILHSRKHSPEIRSLVKGLMIESYIEPGCQKVGEGFYGKSITDPCLGWEDSERLIYEIAENA; encoded by the coding sequence ATGGGATTTCAATATGTAAACAATCTGCCAAGCCCGGAAGAAATCAAGGAACGCTTTCCACTTCCGGCAGAATATCAAGCCCTTAAAATAGAACGAGACCAGGCCATCAGCGATGTACTCACCGGAAAAAGCGATAAATTTCTTGTGATTATCGGTCCCTGCTCCGCTGACAATGAGGAATCTGTTTCAGATTATGTTAACCGACTTGTGGCTGTTCAGGAAAAAACAAAAGACCGCCTTATTCTTATTCCAAGAATCTATACCAACAAGCCCAGAACCACAGGCGAAGGATACAAGGGAATGCTTCATCAGCCTGACCCGGAAAAAAAGCCGGACATGCACGAAGGACTTATCGCCATCCGCAGGATGCACATGAATGTGTTCTTAGAAACCGGATTATCCACAGCCGATGAGATGCTGTATCCGGAAAACCTGGGATATTTAGATGACATTATGTCTTATATTGCCATTGGTGCCCGTTCCGTGGAAAACCAGCAGCACCGTCTGACCTCCAGCGCCTGTGACGTCGCCGTCGGCATGAAAAATCCGACCAGCGGAGACTTGTCCGTTATGCTTAACTCTGTTGTAGCTGCGCAGCAGGCCCACGATTTCACCTACAGAGGCTGGGAAGTGCGGAGCAAGGGCAATCCATTGGCTCATACCATCCTTAGAGGCGCAGTCAACAAACACGGACAATGCATCCCTAACTACCACTTTGAAGACTTATTCCTCCTTCATGAGATGTACAGCCGCCGCAATCTGCAGAATCCGGCCTGCATCGTGGATACCAACCATTCTAATTCCAGCAAAAAATATAAGGAACAAATTCGTATTTCCAAGGAAATTCTACACAGCAGAAAGCATTCCCCGGAGATTCGTTCCCTGGTTAAGGGCTTGATGATCGAAAGTTACATTGAACCCGGCTGCCAGAAGGTGGGCGAAGGCTTCTATGGTAAATCCATTACCGATCCCTGTCTGGGCTGGGAAGATTCTGAGCGCCTGATTTATGAGATCGCAGAAAATGCATAA
- a CDS encoding undecaprenyl-diphosphate phosphatase produces MNIIEILKVIVLGIVEGFTEWLPISSTGHMILVDEIIHLNQPTAFKNMFLVVIQLGAILAVLVLYFDKLNPFSVRKKPVQKQATLILWSKIVLACIPAAVIGFLVDDILDEYLMNGYVVAATLILYGVLFIVIENRNQYRSFEVQKVGDISYQTALWIGLFQLLSLIPGTSRSGSTILGAMILGCSRPASAEFSFFLGIPIMFGASFLKIVKYGLSFTGPQVFYLVLGMVIAFVVSVYSIKFLMGYIRQHDFKFFGYYRIVLGAVVLLYFIITALLG; encoded by the coding sequence ATGAATATCATTGAGATTTTAAAAGTAATAGTATTGGGAATTGTGGAGGGCTTTACGGAGTGGCTTCCCATAAGCAGTACGGGTCACATGATCCTTGTGGATGAAATTATACACTTAAATCAGCCCACGGCTTTTAAAAATATGTTTCTGGTAGTGATCCAGCTGGGAGCCATTTTAGCAGTGCTGGTCCTGTATTTTGATAAGCTCAATCCCTTTTCTGTCAGGAAAAAACCGGTTCAGAAGCAGGCTACCCTGATATTATGGTCCAAAATCGTTTTAGCCTGCATCCCTGCTGCAGTGATTGGATTTCTGGTGGATGACATCCTTGATGAATATCTGATGAACGGTTATGTGGTGGCAGCGACCCTGATCCTCTATGGCGTATTATTTATCGTCATTGAGAACAGGAACCAGTACCGGAGCTTTGAAGTTCAGAAGGTGGGGGACATCTCTTATCAAACGGCTCTCTGGATTGGCTTATTCCAGCTTTTGTCCCTGATTCCGGGTACTTCCCGATCGGGTTCCACCATTTTGGGAGCCATGATCTTAGGATGCTCCAGGCCAGCCTCCGCAGAGTTTTCCTTTTTTCTGGGAATTCCCATCATGTTTGGAGCCAGCTTTTTAAAGATCGTGAAATATGGACTGAGTTTTACAGGACCTCAGGTATTCTATTTGGTTTTAGGCATGGTGATAGCTTTTGTGGTTTCTGTTTATTCTATTAAGTTTTTAATGGGATATATCAGACAGCATGATTTTAAATTCTTCGGATATTACAGAATTGTTCTGGGAGCAGTGGTGCTTTTGTACTTTATCATTACGGCACTCCTTGGTTAA
- the ung gene encoding uracil-DNA glycosylase: protein MGAIENDWLDPLSGEFKKPYYRELYQKVKHEYETALVFPDPNDIFNAFQFTPLSKVKAVILGQDPYHNNGQAHGLCFSVKPDVDIPPSLVNIYQELKEDLGCEIPNNGYLKKWADQGVMLLNTVLTVRAHAANSHQGMGWEAFTDAAIKILNEQDRPMVFLLWGRPAQSKKAMLTNPRHLILEAPHPSPLSAYRGFFGCRHFSRTNAYLKDNGLEPIDWQIENI, encoded by the coding sequence ATGGGAGCAATAGAGAACGACTGGCTGGATCCCTTAAGCGGAGAGTTTAAAAAGCCATATTACAGGGAACTTTATCAGAAGGTGAAGCATGAATATGAAACGGCCTTGGTTTTTCCGGACCCAAACGACATTTTCAATGCATTTCAGTTTACCCCACTTTCGAAGGTAAAGGCAGTGATTCTGGGGCAGGATCCTTATCATAATAATGGGCAGGCCCACGGGCTGTGTTTTTCCGTAAAGCCTGATGTGGATATCCCGCCTTCTCTTGTGAACATTTATCAGGAACTTAAGGAAGATTTGGGTTGCGAAATCCCAAACAACGGATATTTGAAAAAATGGGCGGATCAGGGGGTCATGCTGCTTAATACAGTCCTTACGGTGCGGGCCCATGCGGCCAATTCCCATCAGGGGATGGGCTGGGAAGCATTTACAGATGCAGCCATTAAGATCTTAAATGAGCAGGACCGGCCCATGGTATTTCTTTTATGGGGACGTCCGGCTCAGAGCAAGAAGGCCATGCTCACAAACCCCAGGCACTTAATTCTGGAAGCACCTCATCCCAGTCCGCTTTCCGCTTACCGGGGATTTTTTGGATGCAGGCACTTTAGCAGGACCAATGCCTATTTAAAAGACAACGGGCTGGAGCCGATTGACTGGCAGATTGAAAATATATAA
- the hisF gene encoding imidazole glycerol phosphate synthase subunit HisF — protein sequence MLTKRIIPCLDVKDGRVVKGVNFVNLKDAGDPVEIAAAYDRAGADELVFLDITASSDNRNTVVEMVRRVAEKVFIPFTVGGGIRTVEDFKMLLREGADKISINSSAIHTPELISDAAGKFGRQCVVVAIDARRRADGSGWNVYKNGGRMDTGLDAVEWAVKADSLGAGEILLTSMDCDGTKAGYDDELNRIIAEHVSVPVIASGGAGTIDHFYSALTKGKADAALAASLFHYKELEIMELKRFLDQMGVPVRI from the coding sequence ATGCTTACGAAGAGGATCATTCCATGCCTGGATGTCAAAGACGGAAGGGTGGTAAAGGGCGTTAATTTTGTGAACTTAAAGGATGCAGGCGATCCGGTGGAGATCGCAGCAGCTTATGACAGGGCCGGTGCCGATGAGCTGGTATTTCTTGATATCACTGCATCTTCCGATAACCGGAATACGGTGGTGGAGATGGTCCGCCGGGTGGCGGAAAAGGTGTTTATCCCCTTTACCGTTGGAGGCGGGATCCGTACGGTAGAGGATTTTAAAATGCTGTTAAGGGAAGGTGCGGATAAGATATCCATTAATTCCTCAGCCATTCATACTCCGGAGCTGATCTCTGATGCTGCCGGCAAGTTCGGACGTCAGTGCGTTGTGGTTGCCATTGATGCCAGAAGGAGAGCAGATGGAAGCGGCTGGAACGTTTATAAGAACGGAGGCCGGATGGATACAGGGCTTGATGCGGTGGAATGGGCCGTAAAGGCGGACAGTCTGGGAGCAGGAGAGATTCTCCTTACCAGCATGGACTGTGACGGGACCAAGGCCGGATATGATGACGAACTGAACCGGATCATTGCGGAACATGTTTCTGTGCCTGTAATCGCTTCAGGAGGTGCAGGCACCATAGACCATTTTTACAGTGCCCTGACAAAAGGAAAGGCTGATGCGGCCCTGGCTGCGTCTCTTTTCCATTACAAGGAGCTGGAAATCATGGAATTAAAACGGTTTTTGGACCAAATGGGAGTACCGGTAAGGATTTAA
- the hisH gene encoding imidazole glycerol phosphate synthase subunit HisH, with amino-acid sequence MIAIIDYDAGNLKSVEKALTALGEMPVVSRDKEVLLSADKVILPGVGAFGDAMEKLHQYGLVDVIHQVVSKGTPFLGICLGLQLFFDSSEECEGVKGLSLLPGRIVRFPDMQGLKVPHMGWNRLEIKPGARLFKGIDSGAYVYFVHSYYLEADREDHVAASAEYGVRFGASVERGNLFACQFHPEKSSDTGLKIIKNFIELT; translated from the coding sequence ATGATTGCAATAATCGACTACGATGCTGGAAACTTGAAAAGTGTGGAGAAAGCCCTGACCGCATTGGGGGAAATGCCGGTGGTGAGCCGGGACAAGGAGGTCCTCCTTTCTGCAGATAAGGTGATTCTGCCTGGTGTGGGGGCCTTTGGAGACGCAATGGAAAAGCTCCATCAGTATGGACTGGTGGATGTGATCCATCAGGTGGTTTCTAAGGGAACACCATTTCTTGGGATATGCTTAGGGCTTCAGCTCTTTTTTGATAGCAGTGAGGAATGCGAAGGGGTCAAAGGGCTTTCCCTGCTTCCCGGCAGGATTGTGAGATTCCCGGATATGCAGGGGCTTAAAGTTCCCCATATGGGGTGGAACCGTCTGGAGATAAAGCCCGGCGCAAGACTTTTCAAAGGGATAGATTCCGGGGCATATGTGTATTTTGTCCACTCATATTATTTAGAGGCAGACAGGGAAGACCATGTGGCGGCATCCGCGGAGTACGGAGTCAGGTTCGGGGCATCTGTGGAACGGGGGAACCTTTTTGCCTGTCAATTTCATCCGGAAAAGAGCAGCGATACCGGTTTAAAGATTATTAAAAATTTCATTGAACTGACTTAG
- a CDS encoding SIR2 family NAD-dependent protein deacylase, with the protein MTDQERILGEIEACEKLLIGMGEEWKSESVPDMKSLYEKLDRLIKDKDYFIVTTVTDGEIFKSTLEKSRIVAPCGNVTWRQCSKSCTKDIWEPDEILNDICPHCNAPLTGNTIEAENYIEEGYLPQWKAYTTWLAGTLNKRLLVLELGVGFKTPTVIRWPFEKTVSINKKAYMYRIHESLSQLPETVKGKAAGVSENSLEFFRNL; encoded by the coding sequence ATGACTGATCAGGAACGGATTTTAGGAGAAATAGAAGCTTGCGAAAAGCTTTTGATCGGTATGGGAGAGGAATGGAAGTCTGAAAGCGTACCGGATATGAAAAGTCTTTACGAAAAGCTGGACAGGCTTATTAAGGATAAGGACTATTTTATTGTGACCACAGTCACTGATGGAGAGATATTTAAGTCGACTTTGGAAAAAAGCCGGATCGTGGCGCCCTGCGGAAATGTGACATGGAGGCAGTGCTCCAAATCCTGTACAAAGGATATCTGGGAACCGGATGAGATACTCAATGATATCTGTCCCCATTGCAATGCTCCCCTTACAGGCAATACCATAGAGGCGGAGAACTACATAGAAGAGGGCTATCTTCCCCAGTGGAAGGCCTACACAACATGGCTGGCAGGGACCCTTAACAAAAGACTTCTGGTTTTGGAACTGGGGGTGGGTTTTAAGACTCCCACGGTGATCCGCTGGCCTTTTGAGAAGACTGTGTCAATAAATAAAAAGGCATATATGTACCGGATCCACGAAAGCCTATCCCAGCTTCCGGAGACCGTAAAGGGAAAGGCTGCTGGTGTTTCAGAAAATTCTCTGGAATTCTTTCGGAATTTATAG
- a CDS encoding DUF4430 domain-containing protein: MNKFKRLSPFLGGCAAIAVLALLLVIYTLTKPVPMAGTKSISIEVVYENGVKDHYQITTEAQFLLEALNSVPNFQIDGTTTEELGLMVTTINGKRADYQKDGAYWALLCDGEPCSYGVSRQAIKDGELYTFQYTLSSEENKKS, from the coding sequence ATGAATAAATTTAAGAGGCTTTCTCCCTTTTTGGGAGGCTGTGCTGCCATCGCGGTCCTGGCGCTGCTGTTGGTCATATATACCCTGACAAAACCGGTTCCCATGGCCGGAACAAAAAGCATTTCCATTGAAGTGGTATATGAAAACGGGGTAAAGGACCACTACCAGATCACTACGGAAGCGCAGTTTCTGTTAGAGGCACTGAATTCCGTACCAAATTTTCAAATCGACGGAACCACTACTGAAGAACTGGGCCTTATGGTCACCACGATTAACGGAAAACGGGCAGACTACCAAAAGGACGGCGCCTACTGGGCTTTGCTCTGCGACGGGGAACCCTGCAGCTATGGAGTGAGCCGGCAAGCCATCAAGGATGGCGAGCTATACACCTTTCAATATACCCTGTCCTCTGAGGAAAACAAAAAATCATGA
- a CDS encoding class I SAM-dependent rRNA methyltransferase codes for METATVKLKKGEGRSLKAGGPWIYDNEIDAITGDYTNGDMVSVEDFDGYFLGHGFINTNSKLTVRIMSRKKDAAVDEDFLEMRVRNAWEYRKATVDTSCCRLIFGEADFLPGIVVDKFGHVLVVESLALGIDRLKPVILEKLKKVLKEDGIEIQGIYERSDAKVRLQEGMERIKGFIGPSFDTKVEITENGVKYLVDVQDGQKTGFFLDQKYNRLAIQRLCKDKRVLDCFTHTGSFALNAGIAGAREVLGVDASELGIAQAKENAELNGLSHRVAFQCADVFELLPELEKNGEKFDVVILDPPAFTKSRNSVKNAVKGYREINLRGMKLVKDGGYLATCSCSHFMTPELFTKTIREAAANVHKRLRQVEYRTQAADHPILWAGEETSYYLKFYIFQVCDEK; via the coding sequence ATGGAAACTGCAACCGTAAAATTAAAAAAAGGAGAAGGCCGCTCTTTAAAAGCCGGCGGCCCGTGGATCTATGACAATGAAATTGATGCCATCACCGGAGATTATACCAACGGGGATATGGTATCCGTAGAAGACTTTGACGGCTATTTCCTGGGCCATGGCTTCATTAATACCAATTCCAAGCTCACCGTCCGCATCATGTCCCGGAAAAAAGATGCGGCAGTAGACGAAGACTTTCTGGAAATGAGGGTCCGCAATGCCTGGGAATACCGGAAGGCAACCGTGGATACATCCTGCTGCCGCCTGATATTCGGGGAGGCCGACTTCCTTCCTGGAATCGTGGTTGACAAGTTCGGCCATGTCCTTGTGGTGGAATCCCTGGCCCTTGGCATTGACCGCCTTAAGCCTGTGATACTGGAAAAACTGAAAAAAGTTCTAAAAGAGGATGGCATAGAAATACAGGGGATCTACGAGCGAAGCGACGCCAAGGTCCGCCTTCAGGAAGGTATGGAGCGGATAAAAGGATTCATCGGCCCCTCCTTTGACACAAAGGTGGAGATCACGGAAAATGGAGTCAAGTACTTAGTTGACGTCCAGGATGGACAGAAAACAGGATTTTTCCTTGACCAGAAATACAACCGTCTTGCCATCCAGCGCCTTTGCAAGGACAAGCGGGTTCTTGACTGCTTCACCCACACCGGTTCCTTTGCACTAAACGCCGGTATTGCCGGAGCAAGGGAAGTCCTTGGCGTGGATGCCTCGGAGCTTGGCATTGCCCAGGCAAAGGAAAACGCCGAATTAAACGGATTATCTCACCGGGTGGCCTTTCAGTGTGCCGATGTTTTTGAGCTTCTTCCTGAGCTTGAGAAAAACGGGGAGAAATTCGATGTGGTGATCCTGGACCCTCCTGCTTTCACAAAATCCAGGAATTCTGTGAAAAATGCAGTAAAAGGCTACCGGGAAATCAACCTGCGGGGCATGAAACTGGTCAAAGACGGCGGCTATTTAGCCACCTGCTCCTGCTCTCATTTCATGACTCCTGAGCTTTTCACCAAAACCATCCGGGAGGCAGCCGCAAACGTCCACAAACGCCTGCGCCAGGTGGAATACAGGACCCAGGCCGCCGACCATCCTATTCTATGGGCAGGAGAAGAGACTTCCTATTACCTGAAATTTTACATTTTCCAGGTCTGTGACGAGAAATAA